The genomic segment CCTGAATTTTATTTACAATTTCAGCATCAGGCATTGTTTTATTTGTAACATCAAGCCCCATCATTACAATTGGCACTCCTGATGAGAATACAATGTGAGCCGCTTCAGGATCGGCATATATATTAAATTCAGCATAAGGAGTATGATTTCCGGCACCACAGCTTCCACCCATAAGAACTATTCTTTTAATTTTCCCTTTTATTTCAGGCTCAAGTCTCAATGCCATTGCAATATTTGTCAAAGGTCCAACAGGAACAAGCGTAACTTTTTCTTCACTGTTCAAAAGAGTATCTACTATGAAATTCACTGCATGCTTTTCTTCAATCTTTCTTTCTGTACCAGGTAATTTTATCCCATCCAGACCTGTTTCTCCATGAAAATCACTTGCAATAATCTGGTTTCTCAGAAGCGGACCTTTTACTCCACCATACACACGTGTTGTATCAAATTTAAAATAATCGCATATTCTCAATGCGTTATTTGTTACATTTTCATAAGTCTGGTTTCCTGCAACTACTGTTATTCCTAATAAATCCAATTTTTCATGTAGTCCTGCCACCATTATTGCAATCGCATCATCATGTCCCGGATCGCAGTCTAAAATTATCTTTTCTTTTGTCATAGCATCCTCTCTCCTTCTCTAAATATATTTTTTATTTGAATGTTTTGTTACTATCTTTGGCTTCTTTTTATCATAAAATCAACCTCAGCATTAGCATTTATAGGTATAATCTGAATATCGGGATTCTTATTTATATAAACTCTGAAAATCTCATCTGCAAATGCCTGACCTATTATATCCACTTCAGAAAAATCTAAAAATATTATTCTAAACTTTTCAGCATTTAACAATATTCTTCTTGCCTGCGAACGTGACATGAAAGACTCACCCATATATTCTTTTGCCAGATATACTGTTATTGTTGTCTTATCAAAAACATAGTTATCATCTGTGTATTCCTGAAATACTTGAAATGTTGTTCTTTCAGTATTTTTATCTAAAATAAATAAAACACTTGTTCCTTTTATTTCATTATCAATATTCTCAATTTTTTGAAAATTATATAAATTATGAGCATTTCCTGTATAAAATTCTTTATCAAAAGACTTTATTTGAAAAAAGTCTACTACTTTAGACGTAAAAAATATTCCTTCTCCACTATGATTTTCAGCATCTGAAGTTAATTTCCCTTTTTGTAATTCAAATATTGCCTGATTTTCATTTTCCAGATTATGATCTTCTTTAATTTTTCTGAATATACCTATTCCATTATCTTCAATATATACAAATATTCTTTTATAATCTTCTGTATAAAAAATTGTTATCTCATTTCCACTTGAATGCTCAATAGCATTATTTAACATCTCTGTAAATGTATAATTTAGAATATGTCGTATATTTTCTTTTTTATCTTTTTCATATTCAGAAATAAATTCATTATAAATAATATCTTCTTCTAAATCTTTATTTTTGTACTTTTTCAGTTCATTAACATAAAATTTTAACTGATATTCATTTTTTTCACTTTTTTCAATTATATTTTCTTCTAAAAGCCCCTTAATGTATTTTGATACTGTTTGTCTACTGACTGGATATTTTTCAAGAACTTTCTTATAAGGATTTTCTCTCATGTCAATGGTATCTATAATGAATTTTTTTATTTCTTCTCTATGCTCTTTACTAAAACCCATATATTTACCTCCTAATTTAAAACATGTAAACTTTAAAAAAAAAAATCTTTATTAAGTTTACATGTTAATTATATCCTATTTCATATTAGAAGTCAATTTTTATTCCTGATTCATATAATAGAAATTAGGATATTGCCTACTAATTTGTCAAATTTTATTAAATATATTTACTTCCTTCTTTTATACTTAATTTTGCCATTTTATCCTTATTTTTTTCAATAAAATCTCTTACCCACTTGGGATTTGTCTTACTGTAATCCCTTAATGCCCAGCCAATAGCTTTGTTAATAAAAAATTCTGTCTGACCGAAATTATTTTTAATAATTTTTTCAAGCAGTTCCACATTTGTTTTTTCTTTTCTTAAAAGCTGGTGATCTATGGCTATTCTTCTAAGCCAGATATTTTCATCAGTACTCCATTGAAGGATAATATCATTTACTTTCGGATATTTTAGTGCTATTCCGCCTATAATCATGTCAAGACAGTCAATTGTATCCCACCATGACTTGGAAAGAGAAAGTGCTTTCAATTTTGGAATATCCTTATCAGTTAAAATGTTCTTCACTGCCTGTAGATAATCAAGTGCCGAGTATTGTAGTTCCCTATATTCATTTTTCCAGCAGTTATTTATAAAATCCCAGTCTATTTTTTCAGATTTTTCCTGTTCTTTTTTATATTCCTTAAAAAAAGCTCTAAATATTTTTCTTCTTTCAGGAGTTCTAATTCCAATATGTTTAAACTTATTAAGCATGTAGGCTGACATTTTTTCTGCCTGTTCTTCATTTCTATAATTTAACATTTCAGCGTATAACTTTTCATAGTCCATGTTTTTTATCCTCTTAGATTAATATTTTTAATTTATCAATATTAAATAGATTATTTTGACTCTTAATTTATTTCTTTACTTCCTTCAGTTCAAATGCTCCAAAATAAATCAAAATAGCAATTTCTATCATAGTTATTGAAATTACTACAAAAGCTCTGTTTATGTTTTGCATAATAATTAACTGCGTCATAATACAATGAAAAAGAGACAAGATTAACCAGATTTTATAATGAAGCGTTATTTTATATTCCTGTGTTTCTGAATTTACATCTATAATTTTCTTTGGTGATTTTTCAAAAAAGCTATTGTACACTTGAATAGT from the Leptotrichia sp. oral taxon 215 str. W9775 genome contains:
- a CDS encoding nucleoside hydrolase: MTKEKIILDCDPGHDDAIAIMVAGLHEKLDLLGITVVAGNQTYENVTNNALRICDYFKFDTTRVYGGVKGPLLRNQIIASDFHGETGLDGIKLPGTERKIEEKHAVNFIVDTLLNSEEKVTLVPVGPLTNIAMALRLEPEIKGKIKRIVLMGGSCGAGNHTPYAEFNIYADPEAAHIVFSSGVPIVMMGLDVTNKTMPDAEIVNKIQATNTKASDFLYQGLHFPKRYDENGNFIYHTLHDVVTLAYIIDESIVEVEEVECRVEIKDSEKYGQTVCSSCNCENTGNQKGNVIMAGKKINLEKFWNLLYEIIKLY
- a CDS encoding STAS-like domain-containing protein; protein product: MGFSKEHREEIKKFIIDTIDMRENPYKKVLEKYPVSRQTVSKYIKGLLEENIIEKSEKNEYQLKFYVNELKKYKNKDLEEDIIYNEFISEYEKDKKENIRHILNYTFTEMLNNAIEHSSGNEITIFYTEDYKRIFVYIEDNGIGIFRKIKEDHNLENENQAIFELQKGKLTSDAENHSGEGIFFTSKVVDFFQIKSFDKEFYTGNAHNLYNFQKIENIDNEIKGTSVLFILDKNTERTTFQVFQEYTDDNYVFDKTTITVYLAKEYMGESFMSRSQARRILLNAEKFRIIFLDFSEVDIIGQAFADEIFRVYINKNPDIQIIPINANAEVDFMIKRSQR
- a CDS encoding DNA alkylation repair protein, whose protein sequence is MDYEKLYAEMLNYRNEEQAEKMSAYMLNKFKHIGIRTPERRKIFRAFFKEYKKEQEKSEKIDWDFINNCWKNEYRELQYSALDYLQAVKNILTDKDIPKLKALSLSKSWWDTIDCLDMIIGGIALKYPKVNDIILQWSTDENIWLRRIAIDHQLLRKEKTNVELLEKIIKNNFGQTEFFINKAIGWALRDYSKTNPKWVRDFIEKNKDKMAKLSIKEGSKYI